Proteins encoded by one window of Polyodon spathula isolate WHYD16114869_AA chromosome 16, ASM1765450v1, whole genome shotgun sequence:
- the LOC121328805 gene encoding urocortin-3-like, with amino-acid sequence MYLGRLPLLLAALLASGALSHVLASKGQRQGYSNVPEEGGLLAVQIQSRGRVLLRSLLDGGLPSEWGAMEHRYPQRKQAAPSHPARRSPNGTRFSLSLDVPTSILSILLDLARAKDIRAKAAANAELMARIGRRK; translated from the coding sequence ATGTATCTTGGCCGGCTCCCTCTGCTCCTGGCCGCTTTGCTGGCATCGGGGGCTCTGTCCCATGTTTTGGCGAGCAAAGGTCAGCGACAAGGGTACAGCAATGTCCCGGAGGAGGGGGGCCTGCTGGCTGTGCAAATCCAGAGCCGGGGACGGGTGCTGCTGCGCTCGCTGCTGGACGGGGGGCTTCCCTCGGAGTGGGGTGCCATGGAGCACCGCTACCCCCAGAGAAAACAGGCTGCCCCTTCCCACCCGGCCCGGAGGAGCCCCAACGGCACTCGATTCTCCCTCTCCCTCGACGTTCCCACCAGCATCCTCAGCATCCTGCTGGACCTCGCCAGGGCCAAGGACATAAGAGCCAAGGCCGCGGCCAACGCAGAGCTGATGGCACGCATCGGACGCAGGAAATAA
- the LOC121328246 gene encoding cell death activator CIDE-3-like isoform X1: MKTMLLNRQVGCSEVLLIMDYAMKSLSLFSPKSLSKCVSASASMTQQLLAGPATRPKPFRVANFNRSVKKGIMADGLRDLLNKLPDALHVSSVCSLVLEEDGTMVDTEEFFQTLDDNTVLMALDKGQEWTPSENGEYHLHLTDRPRHRKDVARITFDFYKSNPRDLIGCLNVKATLYGMYTVSYDLRCYGAKKMMKEALRWTLFSMQATGHVLLGTSCYMQQLLDEEEQGAERKEQLTQPTQLQSILWGKTVV, from the exons ATGAAGACCATGCTGCTCAACAG GCAGGTTGGCTGCAGTGAAGTGTTGCTGATTATGGATTACGCAATGAAGTCTCTCAGCTTGTTCTCCCCCAAGTCCCTCTCCAA gtgCGTCTCCGCTAGCGCCTCCATGACCCAGCAGCTGCTCGCAGGCCCTGCCACCCGACCCAAACCCTTCCGGGTCGCAAACTTCAACCGCAGTGTCAAGAAGGGCATCATGGCTGACGGGCTGAGGGACCTTCTGAACAAG CTCCCGGATGCCCTGCATGTCTCCAGTGTCTGCTCTCTGGTCCTGGAGGAGGACGGGACGATGGTGGACACAGAGGAGTTCTTCCAGACCCTGGATGACAACACTGTCCTCATGGCGCTGGACAAGGGACAGGAATGGACCCCCAGTGAG aATGGAGAGTACCACTTGCACCTCACGGACAGGCCTCGCCACAGGAAGGATGTCGCCAGGATCACCTTTGACTTCTACAAGTCGAACCCCCGCGATTTAATTGGCTGCCTGAACGTGAAGGCCACCCTGTACGGCATGTACACCGTGTCATATGACCTGCGCTGCTACGGGGCCAAGAAGATGATGAA ggaGGCCCTGCGCTGGACCCTCTTCTCCATGCAGGCCACAGGCCACGTCCTATTGGGCACATCCTGCTACATGCAGCAGCTATTGGACGAGGAGGAGCAGGGGGCGGAGCGGAAAGAGCAGCTGACCCAGCCCACGCAGCTGCAGAGCATCCTATGGGGAAAGACAGTGGTGTGA
- the LOC121328246 gene encoding cell death activator CIDE-3-like isoform X2 produces the protein MDYAMKSLSLFSPKSLSKCVSASASMTQQLLAGPATRPKPFRVANFNRSVKKGIMADGLRDLLNKLPDALHVSSVCSLVLEEDGTMVDTEEFFQTLDDNTVLMALDKGQEWTPSENGEYHLHLTDRPRHRKDVARITFDFYKSNPRDLIGCLNVKATLYGMYTVSYDLRCYGAKKMMKEALRWTLFSMQATGHVLLGTSCYMQQLLDEEEQGAERKEQLTQPTQLQSILWGKTVV, from the exons ATGGATTACGCAATGAAGTCTCTCAGCTTGTTCTCCCCCAAGTCCCTCTCCAA gtgCGTCTCCGCTAGCGCCTCCATGACCCAGCAGCTGCTCGCAGGCCCTGCCACCCGACCCAAACCCTTCCGGGTCGCAAACTTCAACCGCAGTGTCAAGAAGGGCATCATGGCTGACGGGCTGAGGGACCTTCTGAACAAG CTCCCGGATGCCCTGCATGTCTCCAGTGTCTGCTCTCTGGTCCTGGAGGAGGACGGGACGATGGTGGACACAGAGGAGTTCTTCCAGACCCTGGATGACAACACTGTCCTCATGGCGCTGGACAAGGGACAGGAATGGACCCCCAGTGAG aATGGAGAGTACCACTTGCACCTCACGGACAGGCCTCGCCACAGGAAGGATGTCGCCAGGATCACCTTTGACTTCTACAAGTCGAACCCCCGCGATTTAATTGGCTGCCTGAACGTGAAGGCCACCCTGTACGGCATGTACACCGTGTCATATGACCTGCGCTGCTACGGGGCCAAGAAGATGATGAA ggaGGCCCTGCGCTGGACCCTCTTCTCCATGCAGGCCACAGGCCACGTCCTATTGGGCACATCCTGCTACATGCAGCAGCTATTGGACGAGGAGGAGCAGGGGGCGGAGCGGAAAGAGCAGCTGACCCAGCCCACGCAGCTGCAGAGCATCCTATGGGGAAAGACAGTGGTGTGA